One Nymphaea colorata isolate Beijing-Zhang1983 chromosome 12, ASM883128v2, whole genome shotgun sequence genomic window, ATCTTCTGAATCCCATTGATGTGTGCTTTCCTTGTATTTCAATTACTTACATTTTTCTGGCAAATGATTCTAGACTCTTCTAACTGTTAGATATTTTAGTTTCCTTCTCACCCTGTGCTAATATACTAAGAGAATTTATTTTTTAGGGAGTTGTTGCATCTGCTCTCAACTATTCGCTTCTGACTTGGTCCAATAAAATAATTGGTCCGACGTTAGTAGCATTATATAACCCACTCCAACCTCTGGCATCTGCTTTTCTGTCACGGATTTTTCTTGGAAGCACTTTATATTTGGGAAGGTAAGACTTCAGCACCAATTACTTCATGCAACTTTAATTGTCTTCTTATTGTGTCCATGATTTGGATGCATGAACAGGcagcaccaaaaaaaaaaaaaaaaacttggtatgacaacattttcaaaagttagGATCTGGGACAGGAGGTGTGCAAATGCGCATATAAAATTGATGACAAACTCTTAAAATGCACCTGTAAAACTCAAATAAGGAATTATGACCatacaaagaaaatatatgaagTTCATCATGAAGGATTGATTGTGTCTGACAATTGTTGGACCGTGTCTATGAGATGTCCTGGTGTATTTGTGAAGTATGTTGTGTCAATGCAGGATATGTGCTAAGCGCCCACTTGACATAGGATTCTTGCAACCACATTTTCGTTCTCTCAATAGTGAAGACCCATATTCTGATCCGTTCAGCTAATTGTGTTTTGAGATTCTTTGAGATCTAAATCTACATCTAGTTCCATGAGTTTATTGAGCGTATTAAACTGCACAATTAGTTCATCATGTGATTAGGATAAATATCTCCCTCATTGGTATCATATCGTATCTGACATGACACCAACATATCTGTATGTAAAGACAACCTTATATATATGGACAAATCATGGCTATGATTCTTGTTTGAGAGAGAGTTTCCTTGTAGGCTCATCAGCTACTTTTATGATAGTTGTGTTTGGTGTTACAATTTCCTTGCTACATTATAAAGGATGGTCAGGCAGAAGGGCATACAATGTTCATGGTTTTGGAATGTAAAAGATATTACATAATCTGTAGTCGTATATCACTGAAGTTGGTGCATAGGGCAGAAGAGATGCACATTATACTCTATGAGTGTAGGTTATGATGAATGTCTTCATTTGTCATTAAGAAATAAGTCCTGATATCTTGGGATAGCTTGTATTACATTGCGCACTGCTAGGTGTTCTGAGTACCTGTTTTTAAAATCCAGTGTTACTCTTGTCACCCTAGTCAGGCCGTGTACTGCGTTATAGTACTAACAAAGTTTTTGTCAAAACTGCTGAACCTATTCAGCACCTGTATCATCCTGTCCGTGACAACAGCGTTATGCAGTAATACCTTCCCCAATCTGTTAAGCTATTATTTGTGGCagtgattcatcttttccttgtcttcttcaaacttttcttcattccttTCATATGGGCAGCAAAGTTACCTTACAAACTATGGAAAATTTTGTATAGGGTCTGAGGATGAACAGTGTCTTGACTGCTTTTAACTGGGATCAATGGGCAAAGCCCATATGCTTTGATGAGATTTTTTGTCCATGGAAACAATTAGAACACATTCAACCCAGATAGAGTACCCCCATTATTTTGCTCTGCTTCTAGATTCATAGGGGGTCTTTCCTCATCAGATTGTGCAGGTGAGACACACTTGATTTTCTGGATATCCAATCAAATGAAACCATAGGCTGGATAAATTGCACTTGCCTCGTGACCTTTTTTTCAACTCTGTTAGATTACATGCATGGTTGACATGACAAATTCTGGCTATCCTTGCTAGTTGCTTCTCTTTGGggattcctctttttcttctcaaaaatcTTGTTCTCTCTGATGGTAAGAGACTCCTTGATGAGAAAAAGACATTTCTGGGTTACGGTAACACGACACATGCTGCATGTTGAGAGAGATCAGATTGGTTCATAAGGTGGTCTTCAGTTTTTGACCTTATCAAGCATGCTCTTTTGTATTGTTGTCTTCTGCTTAAAGCAGAAGTTGCTCACATTACATGCCACACCACTGCTTTACTTGCTTTTCTCTTGGTCATGATCCATTATTCATCTCAATATTGTGTCAAGAATCAAGATAGATGTAAGGGGAAatcaaaaaagaaggaaactgATGGCTGTATCTGGTTCTGACAGTATTGCTGGTGGGGCTCTCATAATTGCTGGTTTGTATATTGTAACATGGGCACGGCACAGAGAGAGGGTGGCAGCTGTCTGTGCTGCACTCACGAACAGAGAATCTGAATCACATATGCATGAGGACGCACCACTTCTTAATAGTTCATTGCAATGGTCAACAACGAAGTCGTCAAAACAACCACATGAATGTTAAAgtgtaaattttattttcctttacttCATGCCCATCCTACATATGTTCCAGTTACTTGGAGCTTCTGAAAATATAGGAAAACGGAGGTTCCCTTAAGCGCTCTGTGAACTTGGAAGCTATTTGCTTCTTTAAGAAGCTCTATTTGTAGTCCACTTGTTCATATGAGAAATTCAACCTACATTCTTGTTATTATTAACTTGTAAAAAATCTGCATATAATAGATGCTCTTGCACAAAAGGTCAAAGTCGCATTCAAGGGAAACAATTGTGGTTATTACGTTGATTCTTTGACTCGCGgttttttgttctctttatttgctttatgcttttcatgtgaatttcttcttcttttagagGAGTTGCGATAACAATATCTTATGAAATTAAGGAAGTTCGAATCTTAGAATTTATGGTTATGAAGTTATTCAAACCAGGGGCATGGTCCTAATTGGATTTGAGTATATTATCCCTTTTATGAGTATAATACTTATCAAATTAATGGTACCCTTTTCTCTAAACTAAGATTGAACGTTTAGTACTTCGATCTaaacaaatttttttggtttcttatatGGAATCTTGTCCTACTTGCCTTGGCAGAGAGTTTTAATCTTAACGTGCCTTTGATTTGGAGTTTTCCACTGTTCAAGAGAGTGactatatgcatatatagatGTGAGTCTCTTTTGCACCAAATTGATTTATGGAAGGAGAGATATTCATGCATGAAAATGACTATGCATTAGTGAACCAAATGAACCGGATCCACCAACAACCTTGGTCTCTGCCCTGACTTGAGGTAAGCCAGCGTGATCTGCTCAAAGCAATGTTGTGAAAACTGATTTCCATACGGCCCAAATCGGCAGGTCCTGAATCAGTTGTGAATCGgctaaaaatattgaaataaataacatataaaactcaaaaaaaagaaaagaaaaagtacaaaagaCTACAGATATTCTGAAAATTAGTGGGTATGGAATCAAATCAGTTTGCCACCGATTGGATGTTGGGCGCTTCTGACAAGATCGGCAGAAACTTTGACCGACTGCTGCATTTATACTTTATTAGTCTGGTTCTTTTGAGAGGATAAAACAAGACTCGGAGTTAAGCTGTTGGATCAGGATGCTTTGAGATCCAAAACTATAGGTGGTCTGATCTGCTTTTCTTCTAGTCAGGGTAAGAGAGTTAGCCCTTGTGCATTGATAGGGTAGGCCGGCACCTCATTAGATGTAAGGATAGTGTGGGCCAGGACTGTTGGCGGGTTCTTGAATACAAGGGGGCGACGAGTTGGTGTCTTCTAGGTGACTAGTTCGGATCATGAGACTCTCAAAATTGCCCATCCATATTTTGCAGCCGAACCTCGAAACCCACTGTCTTTTTTTGTGAGATTAAATGCTCTTAGCtaacagtaacaatatgttacaaTCTTATGTATCTTCTCTAATGTTGAAGCAGATTATGAAACAATATTCCAAGTAGCTCATAAATCTACTCTAATTGGATACGGATAGACCCGGTTCAGCAAACCTGGATAGACCTGGTTCAGCGCAGCCTCTCTGAATAGGATCTGGATAGACCCAGTTCAGcgccactctctctctctctctctaaaccaGAGCCATTTGCAATTCGAGACCATCGTCATCACTGCTTCTTGCTATCTACATTGCGACGCGTCGGAAGatccgctctctctctctctctctctctgggacACAACCATGAACTGCCAATCCCATAAACCCTCCTTCAATCCTCTGCAATTCCCTTCTTGCGCACCCAGGTTCCCGCTTGTGAcgcttctctccttctctcacgCGCTTCGTCGCAACCCAtttcccctctctctcaacTCTTCATTTACCCAAGTTCACAACTATGGCACCATTGATTATGAGAGCAGAGAGGCGTGGAATTGGAGGTCTCTCTACCGACGAATTGCGACCATGCGAGACCCCAACTTTGGTTCGTCATCCGTCCTGAATTGGTGGAGAAAAGAGGGGAGGAAGGTCTCTTCCTGGGAGCTACGCAGAATCATTAAGGAGCTCAGGAAATTTCGACGTTTCAAACTCGCTCTCGAGGTCGGttcatatattccatttttaaaatttgcttctCATCACTTTTGGTTGTGGATTTTTTTATCATCCGTATATGTTTGGTGGGGAGCAGTTCTTCCTGATTAGTTCACTTTCTTCCTTCATCTTGTGGCGTCTTCGTCCTGGATGGTTTGTCTGTATAATTTATTCCGGCTTTTTGTTCAATTAtgttcttttgtctttcttcccatttcctttttttttttttttttttttttgagagagagagatctcacATGGGCCATTGAGTAAATCCTGCATTTTTTACGTTTATAAAAAAGACTTTTCATAAATAATTATTACCAATGAGCTGCCTTGTATAATAATTTACTTGGAATTTTCTgtcttaaaaagttaaaaatagaTTCAAATCACTTGCTTGAATTTATACTCAATGGGCCAGATGATCTCAGCTGGCTGGCTGTAGCAGGTGTAGCAAGTCCGACCTCTAGCAGACTCGAATTTTAGTTGGACGTCCATAAATTGGAACATTACGGGGTTTGGTATGACTTCATTTCACCTCAAATCTGACCTATGACAACTttcgcagagagagagagagagagagagagagagagtggctcTGATTTGTGAAAGTGATGCATGTAAGGCAAatgtatgtatgtgcatgtataGATTTTAgtaacgattttttttttcttgaaaatttccttttagATCATAACAAATAAAATGGGGACGCTTTGAAGGTGGACTACATGGAAGTAACTTTGCTAAAATAAACAGGGTAGTTTTTATTGTTCAAATAACTTTGGAAcacctgattttttttgtgcCATTTCTATCATCACTATGATTTTGATTTATCTCAGTTACGGGAATGCTTATCTTCATTTCTGGAATTTCTTTCAGGTATATGACTGGATATTCGAACATTATAAAGATTTTAAAGTATCCTCAAGTGATATTGCAATTCAGTTAGATTTGATATCTAAAGTGTATGGTATTTCCGATGCTGAGGAGTTCTTTATGAGTTTGGCAGAAAattctaaaaatgaaaaaacttacGGTGCTCTTCTGAATGCTTATGTCAATGCAAAAGCAAAGGACAAGGCTGAGGTTCTCATAAAGGAAATGAGATCAGAAGGTTATCTTTCTCACGCTCTTCCTTTTAATGACATAATGACTCTATATatgaaaacaaatgaatttgaaaaggTGGATTCTATGATCCAGGAAATGAGAAAGAGGAATATAGCCTTGGATATTTATTCATACAATATTTGGATAACAACATGTGCTGCCACGGCCAACACAGAGAAGATGGAAGAAGTGTTTAACCAAATGAAACTCGATAAGAATGTTAGTATCAATTGGACTACATATAGTACATTAGCTGCGATGTATGCAAGACTCGGCCTGTTTCAGAAAGCTGATAACTGCCTTAAGGAGCTTGAAAGTCGAATTTCTGGTCGTGACAGGAAACCCTATAATCATCTTATTAGCCTGTATGCAAATATTGGCAAAAAGGAAGAGGTTTATCGTATCTGGAAATCCTACAAAACAAGTTTTGAAAGCATACCCAATTCAAGCTATCACTCTATGATGTCTTCGTTGGTTCGATTGGGAGACCTTAATGGTGCTGAAGAGGTTTATGAGGAGTGGGAGTTAAGTAAATCAACCTATGATCCCAGAATTTGCAATGTTTTATTGGCTTCTTATGTCAGAGAAGGGATGTTGGAGAAGGCTGAAATGTTTGTCGAGCATTTCTGCACAAGAGGTGGACGTTCGAACCCAACCACATGGGAGATCCTTGCAGAAGGATTTATCAAACAGCAAGAAATAGAGAAAGCATTGTCAGCCATGAGTGAGGCAGCATCCATCAAGAAATTCCGGCATTGGCAACCAAAACCCAAGAACGTTGAATCCATAGCAGAGTTGTGTAAGGAGAAAGGTGATGCAACCAGTGCTGAATTGCTAATAGAGATCCTGAGGAAGGTGAAATATTTAGATACTGAAACATACGATTCATTGACTAGAGCTTGTAATAAGTCAGGCAAGCCTGTTTGATGGTTCCAGTTTGTgtatggaaaaagaaaaggttgataGGGATGATGATGATACTTACGATGCAGTCTGCTAAAGGTTATACTCTTTGCTAAAGGTTATACCATCTGATGCCTGAAATTTGTCGAAGATCTGCTATCGATGACAGGAACTATGTTAGTGGAACATGGCTAGGGTGCTGGAAATGAAGCCTCACCGTGTCCTAGCTGTTGTGTTCCTTAGATTCATGACTGGATTCCAGCAACTGGCCATTCTGTTCCTTACGTTCTTGAATGGGTTCCAGCAAACAGCAATGTTGGACAACTGTCATTCATACACTGGTCCCACACTttttcacatgcatgtgcatacCTTTTTAGTGTTTTGTAAAGGAGTGGCGCATGTGAGTTGAAGCTCGAGACCTCTACAAATGATCCAACATATTGGAAACCAGGTATTGGAT contains:
- the LOC116266308 gene encoding pentatricopeptide repeat-containing protein At1g02150 gives rise to the protein MNCQSHKPSFNPLQFPSCAPRFPLVTLLSFSHALRRNPFPLSLNSSFTQVHNYGTIDYESREAWNWRSLYRRIATMRDPNFGSSSVLNWWRKEGRKVSSWELRRIIKELRKFRRFKLALEVYDWIFEHYKDFKVSSSDIAIQLDLISKVYGISDAEEFFMSLAENSKNEKTYGALLNAYVNAKAKDKAEVLIKEMRSEGYLSHALPFNDIMTLYMKTNEFEKVDSMIQEMRKRNIALDIYSYNIWITTCAATANTEKMEEVFNQMKLDKNVSINWTTYSTLAAMYARLGLFQKADNCLKELESRISGRDRKPYNHLISLYANIGKKEEVYRIWKSYKTSFESIPNSSYHSMMSSLVRLGDLNGAEEVYEEWELSKSTYDPRICNVLLASYVREGMLEKAEMFVEHFCTRGGRSNPTTWEILAEGFIKQQEIEKALSAMSEAASIKKFRHWQPKPKNVESIAELCKEKGDATSAELLIEILRKVKYLDTETYDSLTRACNKSGKPV